One genomic window of Manihot esculenta cultivar AM560-2 chromosome 16, M.esculenta_v8, whole genome shotgun sequence includes the following:
- the LOC110602854 gene encoding uncharacterized protein LOC110602854: protein MKAVITRRHHFYSDLLFFTFLSFLLLRFALSADTLLASQSLSGNQKLLSSSQIFELGFFTPGNSNNWYVGIWYRDIPNRTYVWVANRDNPLTNSSGIFKISNQTIVLLDQAANLMWSSNQTNAINPVMQLLDTGNLVLREANVNDQYLWQSFDYPTDTLLPDMKLGWDLNKGLDRYISSWKSPDDPSPGDFSFKMEYHGFPEIFLWDDQNKKYRSGPWNGERFSGVPEMNPTDSMSFDFVTNKDEVFYSFHISTKSLYSRLTVTSSGQLQRYTWIPDREIWNSFWYAPKDQCDYFMECGPYGVCDSNASPVCKCMRGFEPQNPQAWSLRDGSGGCVRKTDLQCMNDKFLHLKNMKLPDSSTSFVNIAMSLKDCELLCLTNCSCTAYANSNISNGGTGCVIWINELLDMRQYAEGGQDVYVRLAASDIGNGRSIRSLIIGISVGVAALLLGLVGCFICKRKRLLTVCKEEKAIQERSQNLLLNEVVISSKKDYSGEKDKDELELPLFDFGTIATATENFSDENMLGKGGFGCVHKGRLVEGQEVAVKRLSKTSGQGIEEFKNEVRLIARLQHRNLVRLLGCCIETDEKMLIYEYMEHRSLDSVLFNKSKSSLLNWPRRFNIVCGIARGLLYLHQDSRFRIIHRDLKASNILLDGEWNPKISDFGMARIFGGDQTEASTRRVVGTYGYMSPEYAMDGLFSVKSDVFSFGVLVLEIVSGNKNRGFYHSNSELNLLGHAWRLWKEGKGMDLLDTSTGSSFSSSEVLRCIQVGLLCVQERAEDRPTMSSVVLMLSSETATMPQPKTPGFCLGRNPLETDSSSDKQDESFTVNQVTVTVLDARISLETIVLAYGRYNAPQSLLKLIMAEEQLLFILLLILRFIFATPIDTITINQTLADGNFLISKNNSFTLGFFTPGSSSYRYLGIWFYKVPRQTVVWVANRNNPINGSSGVVSINQYGNLVLYSNLEEKIPVWSTNISAEDASASEAQLLDSGNLVLVKTTSKRIVWQSFDYPTNTMLRGMKFGLDQRRGLDWSLTSWRSADDPGNSEYSVKLDPRGSPQYFLYKGESRYWRSVPWPWRTIANVYNYSFVNTKHEIYFSYNYSDPSVIIRMMLDEGGFVKWFTWHEIEARWKEFWSAPKYRCEWYGVCGANSKCEPNNVNTFECSCLPGYEPKFPRDWHLRDGSGGCVRRRLQSSPDCENGDGFLKVEHVKVPDTTAATWVAMGMTHLDCEHECKKNCSCSAFSSIPIAGKGTGCLAWYGDLMDIIDLSDYSGYDLYIRVDAFELAVDGSKSYRFLQKKGMLVVGIPSLISVWLVIIIFIYFWFWKRRKAVISKNRLNKKIFDSSIGLNNYEDSLEENGLRGSGNQPNLIFFDFSTILAATNNFSATNILGQGGFGSVYKGKLSNGQEIAVKRMSKNSKQGIREFKNEAILIAKLQHRNLVKLIGCCIQKKEQVLIYEYLPNKSLDSFLFDQERRFLLDWEMRFNIIIGIARGILYLHQDSRLRIIHRDLKSSNILLDGEMNPKISDFGMARLFRSDQIQDVTNRVVGTYGYMSPEYAVFGKFSVKSDVFSFGVILLEIISGKRSNGFNQEDTSLSLIGHVWDLWREGKALEIVDSSMESSYNHHEAMRCIQIGLLCVQENAANRPTMSAVYLMLSSETALPSPEQPAFVFRTYYNTSNSRVREEGSCSVKELSITTVATR from the exons ATGAAAGCTGTAATAACAAGAAGACACCATTTTTACTCCGATCTGCTCTTCTtcactttcctttcttttcttctcttaaGATTTGCTCTCTCTGCAGACACCTTGTTAGCTTCCCAATCTCTCTCTGGCAACCAAAAGCTTCTCTCTTCAAGCCAGATTTTTGAGCTTGGATTCTTCACTCCAGGAAATTCTAACAACTGGTACGTGGGAATATGGTACAGAGACATTCCTAATAGAACATATGTCTGGGTGGCTAACAGAGACAACCCACTTACCAACTCCTCAGGGATATTCAAGATCTCAAATCAAACCATTGTTCTTCTTGATCAAGCTGCTAATCTCATGTGGTCTTCAAATCAAACCAACGCTATCAATCCAGTTATGCAGCTGTTAGATACTGGGAATCTTGTTTTAAGAGAAGCAAATGTGAATGATCAGTATCTATGGCAGAGCTTTGATTATCCAACAGATACTTTACTGCCAGATATGAAGCTGGGTTGGGATCTAAACAAAGGTTTAGACAGGTATATAAGTTCATGGAAGAGTCCAGATGATCCTTCACCAGgtgatttttcttttaaaatggaATATCATGGATTCCCAGAAATTTTCTTGTGGGATGATCAGAACAAGAAATACAGAAGCGGGCCATGGAATGGGGAAAGATTCAGTGGAGTACCAGAGATGAATCCTACTGATTCAATGAGCTTTGATTTTGTTACTAACAAAGATGAAGTATTTTACTCATTTCATATATCTACAAAATCGCTGTATTCAAGATTGACTGTTACTTCATCTGGGCAGCTTCAGAGATACACATGGATTCCTGACAGGGAAATATGGAATTCTTTCTGGTACGCACCCAAAGATCAGTGTGATTATTTCATGGAGTGTGGTCCATATGGTGTCTGCGACTCAAATGCCTCCCCAGTCTGCAAGTGCATGAGAGGGTTCGAGCCACAGAACCCACAGGCATGGAGTCTGAGAGATGGGTCTGGTGGGTGTGTCAGGAAAACAGATCTGCAATGCATGAATGATAAATTCTTGCACTTGAAGAACATGAAATTGCCAGATAGCTCAACATCATTTGTGAATATTGCCATGAGTCTTAAAGATTGTGAACTGTTATGCTTGACGAACTGTTCTTGCACGGCTTATGCAAATTCAAATATTAGCAATGGAGGCACAGGTTGTGTGATTTGGATTAATGAGTTATTGGATATGAGACAATATGCAGAAGGTGGTCAAGATGTCTACGTCAGATTGGCTGCTTCTGATATAG GTAATGGCAGGAGTATACGTAGTCTTATTATTGGGATTTCAGTTGGTGTTGCAGCTCTGCTGCTAGGACTAGTTGGCTGTTTTATCTGCAAGAGAAAGAGGTTGCTCACTGTATGTAAAGAGGAAAAAG CTATTCAAGAAAGAAGCCAAAACTTGCTGTTAAATGAGGTGGTTATCTCAAGCAAGAAAGATTACTCGGGTGAAAAAGACAAAGATGAGCTTGAACTACCATTGTTCGATTTTGGTACCATTGCAACGGCTACAGAAAACTTCTCCGATGAAAATATGCTCGGAAAAGGAGGTTTTGGTTGTGTTCATAAG GGTAGGCTTGTAGAAGGCCAAGAGGTAGCTGTGAAGAGGCTGTCAAAGACTTCTGGACAAGGAATAGAAGAATTCAAGAATGAGGTCAGATTAATTGCCAGGCTTCAACATAGAAATCTTGTTAGACTTCTTGGTTGCTGCATTGAAACGGATGAGAAGATGCTCATTTATGAGTACATGGAACACAGAAGCCTGGATTCTGTTTTATTCA ATAAATCAAAAAGCTCCTTACTAAATTGGCCAAGGCGTTTCAACATTGTTTGTGGGATTGCTAGAGGACTTCTATACTTGCACCAGGATTCAAGATTTAGAATTATTCATAGGGATCTCAAAGCTAGCAACATTCTACTTGATGGAGAATGGAATCCGAAGATATCAGATTTTGGAATGGCGAGAATATTCGGCGGAGATCAGACAGAAGCAAGTACCAGGAGAGTAGTGGGAACATA TGGTTACATGTCTCCTGAGTATGCAATGGATGGGCTCTTCTCAGTGAAATCAGATGTTTTTAGCTTTGGTGTTCTAGTGTTGGAGATTGTAAGTGGCAATAAGAACAGGGGATTTTATCATTCAAACAGTGAACTCAACCTTCTTGGACAT GCATGGAGACTATGGAAAGAAGGAAAAGGGATGGACTTGTTAGATACATCAACTGGCAGTTCATTTTCCTCGAGTGAAGTTCTGAGATGCATACAGGTAGGGCTTTTATGCGTACAAGAACGTGCAGAAGATAGACCAACAATGTCATCTGTGGTCTTGATGTTGAGCAGTGAAACTGCAACAATGCCACAGCCTAAAACCCCTGGGTTTTGCCTGGGAAGGAATCCTTTAGAAACCGATTCATCTTCAGACAAACAAgatgaatcattcacagtaaaCCAAGTCACGGTTACAGTGCTAGATGCAAG AATCTCGCTTGAGACCATAGTTCTCGCTTATGGAAGGTATAATG CTCCGCAGAGTCTACTGAAATTGATCATGGCTGAAGAGCAGCTTCTCTTCATTTTGCTTTTGATTCTGCGTTTCATATTTGCTACGCCCATAGACACCATAACCATAAATCAAACACTTGCAGATGGCAACTTTCTCATCTCCAAAAACAACAGCTTCACCTTGGGATTTTTCACCCCCGGCAGTTCTAGCTATAGATATCTTGGAATTTGGTTCTACAAAGTGCCCAGGCAAACGGTTGTGTGGGTCGCAAATAGGAATAATCCCATCAATGGCTCCTCGGGAGTTGTCTCTATCAACCAATATGGAAACCTCGTTCTCTATAGCAATCTTGAAGAAAAAATCCCAGTATGGTCTACCAATATTTCGGCGGAAGACGCCAGTGCTTCTGAGGCTCAGCTGTTGGATTCAGGAAACTTAGTTTTGGTAAAAACTACAAGTAAAAGAATTGTGTGGCAGAGCTTTGATTATCCAACGAATACTATGCTACGAGGAATGAAATTTGGGTTGGATCAAAGAAGAGGGCTTGactggtcattaacatcatggAGATCAGCTGATGACCCTGGAAATAGTGAGTACTCAGTCAAGCTCGACCCAAGAGGCTCACCACAGTACTTTTTGTACAAGGGAGAGTCTCGTTACTGGCGCAGCGTTCCATGGCCATGGAGAACAATAGCAAATGTTTACAACTACAGTTTTGTAAACACAAAACATGAAATATACTTCAGCTACAATTACAGTGATCCATCTGTTATTATAAGAATGATGCTGGATGAAGGAGGATTCGTAAAGTGGTTTACTTGGCATGAAATTGAAGCTCGATGGAAGGAGTTCTGGTCAGCACCCAAGTACAGATGTGAATGGTATGGAGTCTGTGGAGCTAACAGCAAATGTGAACCCAACAATGTCAATACATTTGAATGTTCTTGTTTACCTGGTTACGAGCCCAAGTTCCCAAGGGACTGGCATTTAAGAGATGGGTCAGGTGGGTGTGTTAGGAGACGGCTCCAATCTTCGCCGGATTGTGAGAACGGAGATGGGTTTTTGAAAGTGGAACATGTAAAAGTTCCTGATACAACAGCAGCTACTTGGGTGGCTATGGGCATGACACATCTAGATTGTGAACACGAATGCAAGAAGAATTGTTCTTGCTCTGCATTTTCAAGCATACCCATTGCTGGGAAAGGGACTGGTTGTTTGGCTTGGTATGGAGATTTAATGGACATCATAGATCTCTCCGATTACAGTGGATATGATCTGTACATTCGTGTTGATGCATTTGAATTAG CTGTGGATGGAAGCAAATCTTATCGTTTCCTTCAAAAGAAGGGAATGCTGGTTGTTGGGATTCCATCTTTAATTTCTGTTTGGCTCGTGATCATCATCTTCATCTATTTCTGGTTCTGGAAGAGGAGAAAAGCAGT GATAAGCAAGAACAGATTGAACAAGAAGATATTTGATTCAAGCATTGGATTAAATAACTATGAAGATTCTTTGGAAGAAAATGGGCTCAGGGGAAGTGGGAACCAACCAAACTTGATATTTTTTGATTTCAGCACAATCCTTGCAGCCACTAACAATTTCTCTGCAACCAACATACTTGGGCAAGGAGGTTTTGGCTCTGTTTATAAG GGCAAGCTATCTAATGGACAGGAGATAGCAGTAAAAAGAATGTCAAAAAATTCAAAACAAGGTATTAGAGAATTCAAAAATGAAGCTATATTGATTGCAAAGCTGCAGCACAGGAATCTTGTGAAACTTATAGGTTGCTGCATTCAGAAAAAAGAACAGGTGTTAATCTATGAATACTTGCCAAATAAAAGTTTGGATTCATTTCTTTTTG aTCAAGAAAGAAGATTTCTTTTGGACTGGGAAATGCGCTTCAATATCATTATTGGGATTGCTCGTGGTATCTTATATCTTCATCAAGACTCGAGACTAAGAATTATCCATAGAGATTTAAAAAGTAGCAATATTTTATTGGATGGCGAGATGAACccaaaaatttcagattttggcATGGCTAGATTATTCAGAAGTGATCAAATTCAAGACGTAACGAATAGAGTTGTTGGCACATA TGGTTACATGTCACCAGAATATGCAGTATTTGGAAAATTTTCAGTAAAATCCGACGTATTCAGTTTTGGAGTCATATTATTAGAGATTATAAGTGGAAAGAGAAGCAATGGCTTTAACCAAGAGGATACATCCTTGAGCTTGATAGGACAT GTGTGGGACTTATGGAGAGAAGGCAAAGCACTCGAGATAGTTGATTCATCAATGGAGTCGTCATATAATCATCACGAAGCCATGAGATGCATTCAAATCGGACTGTTATGTGTGCAAGAAAATGCAGCAAACAGACCAACAATGTCAGCTGTTTATCTAATGTTGAGCAGCGAAACAGCTCTTCCTTCTCCTGAACAACCTGCTTTTGTTTTCAGGACATATTACAACACTAGCAACTCAAGAGTACGAGAAGAAGGATCCTGTTCTGTGAAAGAATTGTCAATTACAACTGTTGCAACACGATAG
- the LOC110602855 gene encoding LOW QUALITY PROTEIN: uncharacterized protein LOC110602855 (The sequence of the model RefSeq protein was modified relative to this genomic sequence to represent the inferred CDS: substituted 1 base at 1 genomic stop codon), whose protein sequence is MASRDLFFQSFLLFILFSFCVSDDTLQATQMIKDGNFLISKENTFALGFFSPGSSSYRYLGIWFHKIPEQTVVWVANRNFPIHGFSGILSINPHGNLAIHADHEQKLQVWSTNVSVEATESCTAQLLDSGNLVLVQGRSKRIVWQSFDYPTDTIIKGMKLGINWRQGLDWSLTSWRSADDPGTGNYSAKVETSGSPQYFIYNGDKRRWRSVSWPWPWKTLPNLSNYSFVNNQDEIYFTFSGDLNSSIVRIRMDYSGLIKWSIWHEGDGQWKEFWSAPKSLCDFYGYCGAYSNCYLSNGLTFECSCLPGYEPKSPRDWRLRDGSGGCVRKRLESSSLCGNGEGFVKVEHVKLPDSSAAVWVDMSMSRSDCEQECKRNCSCAAYASIPIAGKGMGCLAWYGALIDTINFEDQSKNDLYVRVDALELAELARSSKGFLETKGMVAILVFSSVSAWFVISIFVYLWLYNRRKGTTRETRNKRLVYSIDTLPEDGLSGIESHPHLEFFCFSAILHATNNFSPANILGQGGFGPVYKGLLPNGQEVAVKRLSKNSRQGVEEFKNEVMLIAKLQHRNLVKLLGCCIEKEEQMLVYEYLPNKSLDSFLFDETRSFLLDWKKRFNIIIGIARGILYLHQDSSLRIIHRDLKCSNILLDGDMNPKISDFGMARTFINDQLHDKTNRVVGTYGYMSPEYAVFGKFSIKSDVFSFGVILLEIISGKKSNGFNVEDASLSLIGHVWELWSEDKALELVDSSLKDSYVTNEVLRCIQIGLLCVQEDAIDRPTMLVVVLMLNSEMALPSPKQPAFIFRKSINNSNSTVGEEGSCSVNELTITGVTAINNLFPVRLEKCXLSKTRHQTMDAKRLFLHPLLMVHHLFILCSSSVDTIARNQTIKEGQLLISKENHFALGFFSPGSSRHRYLGIWFHKIPEQTVVWVANRNNPITGSSGVLSVNDNGDLVLYGDHEQIFPVWSANVSVEVADGCEAQLLDTGNLILFQGTRRNKRILWQSFDYPTNTLLQGMKIGLNKKTGFEWFLTSWKSPHDPATGNYSFKLNPSGSPEFYLYKGGNQYWRSIPWPWRTNADAYNNSFINNLEDKYYTFSVDYSSVIIRLVMEDSGSLKRLTWHENDSQWKEYWSAPKHKCDSFGQCGPYSLCDPYNFTNYECACLPGYEPKFPWDWRLRDGSGGCVRKRLKSSSVCGHEEGFVKLSNVKTPVASAAVWVDMSMSRMNCEKNCKNNCSCSAYASIPIAGKGTGCLAWYGELMDTIDHTYYGYDLYVRVDAMELAERAKKSYPSLKMKGRLPIFVLSIAPVWFFLTIFTCLWLKRRVKKRSRKSVDSVSGCKDIFTTNELLDSNKHQDLAFLSLNTILVATNNLSSANKIGQGGFGSVYKGRLSNGQDIAVKRLSKNSGQGKEEFKNEVMLIAKLQHRNLVKLLGCCIQGEERILIYEYLPNGSLDLFLFDQVRKSYLNWNKRFSIIVGIARGILYLHEDSRLRVIHRDLKGSNILLDAEMNPKISDFGLAKVLKGDQTQCKTSRVVGTYGYMSPEYAIFGRFSIKSDVFSFGVVLLEIVSGKKNNGFTQDVSQSLIGHVWELWREDRPLETVDWSLKDSYNLDEALRCIHVGLLCVQENALDRPTMLQVVLMLSSEIALPSPKQPAFIFRKSCSNSNSSVVGEDGSACSINDVTITAVTTR, encoded by the exons ATGGCTTCCCGAGATCTGTTTTTTCAGTCTTTCCTTCTATTCATCCTCTTCTCGTTTTGTGTCTCCGACGACACACTTCAGGCAACCCAAATGATCAAAGATGGCAACTTCTTGATCTCTAAGGAAAATACTTTCGCTTTAGGATTTTTCAGCCCCGGCAGTTCTAGCTATAGGTATCTCGGAATTTGGTTCCATAAAATACCGGAACAAACTGTGGTGTGGGTAGCAAACAGGAACTTTCCAATCCATGGCTTCTCAGGCATTCTCTCAATTAATCCACATGGAAACCTCGCTATCCATGCTGATCATGAACAAAAATTGCAGGTATGGTCGACCAATGTTTCAGTGGAAGCAACAGAGAGTTGTACGGCTCAGCTGTTGGATTCAGGGAATCTGGTTTTGGTCCAGGGTAGAAGCAAAAGAATTGTGTGGCAAAGTTTTGATTATCCGACAGATACCATAATAAAAGGAATGAAATTGGGGATAAACTGGAGACAAGGTTTGGACTGGTCCCTAACCTCATGGAGATCAGCAGATGACCCAGGAACAGGGAACTACTCGGCTAAGGTTGAAACAAGTGGCTCACCACAGTACTTTATATATAACGGTGATAAGCGTCGTTGGCGAAGTGTCTCATGGCCATGGCCATGGAAAACGTTACCGAATTTGTCCAACTACAGTTTTGTTAACAATCAAGACGAGATATATTTTACCTTTTCTGGAGATTTAAATTCTAGTATAGTGAGAATCAGGATGGATTACTCAGGATTGATCAAGTGGAGCATATGGCATGAAGGTGACGGCCAATGGAAGGAGTTCTGGTCGGCACCCAAGTCTCTTTGTGATTTTTATGGATACTGTGGTGCTTACAGTAACTGTTATCTTAGCAATGGTCTCACTTTTGAATGCTCCTGTTTACCTGGTTATGAACCCAAGTCCCCAAGGGACTGGCGTCTAAGAGACGGCTCAGGTGGGTGTGTAAGGAAGCGACTTGAATCTTCGTCACTGTGTGGGAATGGAGAAGGGTTTGTGAAAGTGGAACATGTTAAGCTTCCTGATAGTTCTGCAGCAGTTTGGGTGGACATGAGTATGAGTCGGTCGGATTGTGAACAAGAATGTAAGAGAAATTGCTCCTGTGCTGCATATGCAAGCATACCAATTGCTGGGAAAGGGATGGGTTGTCTGGCTTGGTATGGAGCATTAATAGATACAATAAATTTTGAGGATCAAAGCAAGAATGATCTGTATGTTCGTGTTGATGCTCTTGAATTAG CTGAGCTTGCAAGGAGCTCAAAAGGATTTCTTGAAACAAAGGGGATGGTAGCCATTTTGGTATTTTCTTCTGTTTCAGCATGGTTTGTCATAAGCATATTTGTTTATTTGTGGCTCTATAACAGGAGAAAAGG GACAACGAGGGAGACAAGGAACAAAAGATTAGTATATTCCATTGACACATTGCCGGAAGATGGGCTTAGTGGAATTGAAAGTCATCCACACTTGGAATTCTTTTGTTTCAGTGCTATACTTCATGCCACTAACAATTTCTCCCCAGCTAACATTCTTGGACAGGGTGGTTTTGGCCCAGTTTATAAG GGTCTGCTGCCTAATGGGCAAGAGGTTGCTGTAAAAAGATTATCTAAAAATTCCAGACAAGGAGTAGAAGAATTTAAAAATGAAGTTATGTTGATCGCCAAGCTTCAACACAGGAATCTTGTTAAACTTCTTGGATGCTGCATTGAGAAAGAAGAACAGATGTTAGTTTATGAATACTTGCCAAACAAAAGTTTGGACTCATTTCTTTTTG ATGAAACAAGGAGTTTTCTTTTGGATTGGAAAAAACGCTTCAATATTATCATTGGCATTGCTCGTGGTATATTATATCTTCATCAAGACTCGAGTTTAAGAATTATTCATAGAGATTTAAAATGCAGCAACATTCTACTAGATGGTGACATGAATCCAAAAATTTCTGATTTTGGGATGGCCAGAACATTCATAAATGACCAACTTCATGACAAGACAAATCGAGTTGTGGGAACTTA CGGTTATATGTCACCAGAGTATGCTGTATTtggaaaattttcaataaaatctGATGTATTTAGTTTTGGAGTTATCTTGTTGGAGATTATAAGTGGCAAGAAGAGTAATGGTTTCAATGTGGAGGATGCTTCACTAAGCTTGATAGGACAT GTCTGGGAATTATGGAGTGAAGACAAGGCATTAGAACTCGTAGATTCATCGTTAAAGGATTCATATGTTACAAATGAAGTGTTGAGATGCATTCAAATCGGACTCTTATGTGTGCAAGAAGATGCTATAGACAGACCAACCATGTTAGTAGTTGTTCTCATGTTGAACAGTGAGATGGCTCTTCCTTCGCCAAAACAACCTgcatttatatttagaaaatccATTAACAATTCTAACTCAACTGTTGGAGAAGAAGGATCATGTTCTGTAAATGAATTGACAATTACAGGA GTAACTGCCATTAACAATCTCTTCCCAGTGAGATTGGAAAAGTGTTGACTGTCCAAAACCCGACATCAAACCATGGATGCTAAAAGACTCTTCTTGCATCCTTTGCTCATGGTCCATCATCTATTCATCTTATGTTCTTCGTCAGTTGACACCATTGCCAGAAACCAAACCATCAAAGAAGGCCAGCTTCTAATCTCTAAAGAAAATCATTTCGCTTTAGGATTTTTTAGCCCTGGCAGTTCCAGACACAGATATCTTGGAATATGGTTCCATAAAATACCAGAACAAACAGTTGTGTGGGTGGCAAACAGGAACAATCCAATCACTGGTTCCTCAGGAGTTCTCTCAGTTAACGATAATGGAGATCTCGTTCTCTATGGTGATCATGAACAAATCTTTCCAGTATGGTCTGCAAATGTTTCTGTGGAAGTAGCAGATGGTTGTGAAGCTCAGCTTTTAGACACTGGGAATTTGATTTTATTCCAGGGAACaagaagaaacaaaagaattctGTGGCAAAGCTTTGATTATCCCACAAACACACTTCTACAAGGAATGAAAATTGGTCTGAACAAGAAAACAGGTTTTGAATGGTTCCTAACTTCTTGGAAATCACCACATGATCCAGCTACTGGGAACTATTCATTTAAGCTCAACCCAAGTGGCTCACCAGAGTTTTATCTATACAAGGGTGGCAACCAGTATTGGAGAAGCATCCCATGGCCTTGGAGAACTAATGCAgatgcctacaataacagttttATTAACAATCTTGAAGACAAATACTATACGTTCTCTGTTGACTACTCTTCTGTTATCATAAGATTAGTAATGGAGGATTCAGGATCGCTCAAGCGGCTAACTTGGCATGAAAACGACAGCCAATGGAAAGAGTACTGGTCTGCACCTAAGCACAAGTGTGACTCTTTTGGGCAATGTGGTCCTTACAGTTTGTGTGATCCTTATAATTTTACTAACTATGAGTGTGCTTGTTTACCTGGCTATGAGCCCAAGTTCCCATGGGACTGGCGTCTAAGAGATGGCTCAGGTGGGTGCGTCAGGAAGCGACTGAAATCTTCCTCAGTTTGTGGACATGAAGAAGGGTTTGTGAAACTGTCAAATGTTAAGACTCCTGTTGCTTCAGCAGCTGTCTGGGTGGATATGAGTATGAGTCGGATGAACTGCGAAAAAAACTGCAAGAACAATTGTTCTTGCTCTGCATATGCAAGTATACCAATTGCTGGGAAAGGAACTGGTTGTTTAGCATGGTACGGCGAGTTAATGGACACAATAGACCATACATATTATGGATATGATCTCTATGTTCGTGTAGATGCTATGGAATTAG CTGAAAGAGCAAAAAAATCATACCCTTCTCTTAAAATGAAGGGAAGGCTGCCCATTTTTGTACTGTCTATTGCTCCTGTATGGTTTTTCCTTACAATATTCACCTGTTTGTGGCTGAAGAGAAGAG tGAAGAAAAGGAGCAGAAAATCAGTTGATTCAGTCTCTGGTTGCAAAGATATTTTTACTACAAACGAGCTACTGGACAGTAATAAGCATCAAGATTTGGCCTTTTTAAGTCTCAACACCATATTAGTTGCCACTAACAATTTATCTTCAGCTAATAAAATAGGACAAGGTGGTTTTGGCTCTGTTTATAAG GGTCGGCTAAGTAATGGACAGGACATAGCTGTAAAAAGACTATCTAAAAATTCAGGGCAAGGAAAAGAAGAGTTTAAAAATGAAGTTATGTTAATTGCTAAACTTCAACATCGGAATCTTGTGAAACTATTAGGATGTTGCATTCAGGGAGAAGAACGGATTTTAATTTATGAATACTTGCCGAATGGAAGCTTAGACTTGTTTCTTTTTG ATCAGGTAAGAAAGTCATACTTGAATTGGAATAAACGCTTTAGTATTATTGTTGGTATTGCTCGTGGAATTTTGTATCTTCATGAAGACTCGAGGCTCAGAGTTATTCATAGGGATTTAAAAGGTAGCAATATCCTTTTAGATGCGGAGATGAACccaaaaatttcagattttggatTGGCGAAAGTACTCAAAGGTGACCAGACTCAATGCAAGACAAGCAGAGTTGTTGGGACTTA TGGCTATATGTCACCCGAGTATGCAATATTCGGAAGATTTTCTATCAAGTCAGATGTCTTTAGTTTTGGAGTTGTATTACTAGAGATTGTAAGTGGCAAGAAAAACAATGGTTTCACTCAGGATGTTTCTCAGAGCTTGATAGGACAT GTGTGGGAGCTATGGAGAGAAGACAGACCACTGGAGACTGTTGATTGGTCATTGAAAGATTCATACAATCTTGATGAAGCTTTGAGATGCATTCATGTGGGACTCTTGTGTGTTCAAGAAAATGCATTGGACAGACCAACTATGTTACAAGTTGTTCTAATGCTGAGTAGTGAGATTGCTCTTCCTTCTCCTAAACAGCCTGCCTTCATCTTCAGAAAATCTTGCAGCAATTCTAATTCTTCAgtagtaggggaagatggatctGCATGTTCTATTAATGATGTGACGATTACAGCAGTTACCACTCGctaa